The Pyrenophora tritici-repentis strain M4 chromosome 3, whole genome shotgun sequence genome has a window encoding:
- a CDS encoding DUF3176 domain containing protein: MEYSLVHPEPISRISTPTKDAKHQPRPSRSARTSLRAWKWELATWLLGTTALCAIVTLLILYRDKPLKEWTANFRLATAIAALSQVAQSALLVSVSSCIGQLKWSYLRKERSTLDISRFEQASRGPQGSLMLLLSIHPVGWGNRDYLAAWLFAICTAVGDN, from the exons ATGGAGTATTCGCTGGTACATCCAGAGCCAATCTCCCGAATTTCCACTCCTACAAAAGATGCCAAGCATCAGCCTCGTCCATCAAGATCAGCAAGGACTTCGTTACGAGCCTGGAAGTGGGAGCTTGCCACATGGCTGCTAGGAACGACTGCGCTCTGTGCCATCGTGACGCTACTCATTTTGTACAGAGATAAGCCGCTCAAGGAATGGACCGCCAACTTCCGCTTGGCCACCGCCATCGCCGCTCTTTCTCAGGTCGCACAGTCCGCCTTGCTTGTCTCGGTATCATCCTGCATCGGTCAATTGAAATGGTCGTATTTGCGCAAGGAGCGTTCGACTCTGGACATCAGTAGGTTCGAACAGGCTTCTCGCGGGCCCCAGGGGAGTCTCATGTTGCTTTTAAGCATTCATCC TGTCGGTTGGGGCAATCGCGACTATCTTGCTGCTTGGCTTTTCGCCATTTGCACAGCAGTCGGCGACAATTAG